One window of Macrococcus sp. 19Msa1099 genomic DNA carries:
- the gyrB gene encoding DNA topoisomerase (ATP-hydrolyzing) subunit B — MEQQNLDQYGADQIQVLEGLEAVRKRPGMYIGSTASRGLHHLVWEIVDNSIDEALAGYADHIEVTIEEDNWIKVTDNGRGIPVDIQKKMGRPAVEVILTVLHAGGKFGGGGYKVSGGLHGVGSSVVNALSSTLEVYVHKDGKIHHQAYHRGVPAFDLKVIGETDKTGTVIRFKADSEIFSETTEYEYEILQKRTRELAFLNKGIKIEVKDERDKEEIRHDIYHYEGGIKSYVELLNKSKEVLFPEPIYIHDNRDEIEVEISIQYNNGYSTNLLSYANNIHTYEGGTHEDGFKRALTRVINSYGVKNKLIKEADEKLSGEDVREGITAIVSIKHGDPQFEGQTKTKLGNTEVRQITDNLFAENFECFLLENPPIARIIVEKGIMASRARLAAKKAREVTRRKSGLEISSLPGKLADCSSKDPSLSELYIVEGDSAGGSAKSGRDSKTQAILPLRGKILNVEKARLDRILGNNEIRSMITAMGTGIGGEFDISKARYHKIVIMTDADVDGAHIRTLLLTFFYRFMRPLLEAGYVYIAQPPLFKVEQGKKKYYVYNERELDKLRKELPTTPKWQLARYKGLGEMNADQLWETTMNPEHRSMLQVTLNDAIEADEVFEMLMGDVVEHRRTFIEENAEYANVDV, encoded by the coding sequence GTGGAACAACAAAATTTAGATCAGTATGGTGCCGATCAGATACAGGTACTAGAAGGATTAGAAGCGGTAAGAAAACGTCCTGGTATGTATATTGGTTCTACGGCATCAAGGGGGTTACACCATCTTGTCTGGGAAATTGTTGATAATAGTATTGACGAAGCCCTTGCTGGATATGCAGATCATATTGAAGTGACGATAGAAGAAGATAACTGGATAAAAGTTACGGATAATGGTCGTGGTATTCCGGTAGATATTCAGAAAAAAATGGGTCGTCCTGCGGTTGAAGTCATTTTAACTGTACTGCATGCTGGTGGTAAATTTGGTGGTGGCGGATATAAAGTTTCAGGAGGACTGCATGGCGTTGGTTCATCAGTTGTTAATGCCTTATCGTCTACATTGGAAGTATATGTTCATAAAGATGGCAAGATTCATCATCAAGCATATCACCGTGGTGTACCAGCATTTGATTTAAAGGTAATCGGAGAAACCGATAAGACTGGAACTGTCATTCGTTTTAAAGCGGATTCAGAAATATTTTCTGAAACAACAGAATATGAATACGAAATTCTTCAAAAACGAACTAGAGAGCTTGCCTTCTTAAATAAAGGCATCAAGATTGAAGTTAAGGATGAACGAGATAAAGAAGAAATTCGTCATGATATATACCACTATGAGGGTGGAATTAAATCGTACGTTGAATTACTGAACAAATCTAAAGAAGTCCTATTCCCAGAACCGATTTATATTCATGATAATCGTGATGAGATTGAAGTAGAGATTTCAATTCAATATAACAATGGCTATTCAACAAATCTTCTGAGCTATGCAAATAATATTCATACTTATGAAGGTGGTACACATGAAGATGGATTTAAGCGTGCATTAACTCGTGTAATTAATAGTTATGGTGTAAAGAATAAATTGATTAAAGAAGCCGATGAGAAGTTATCTGGAGAAGATGTACGTGAAGGGATTACTGCAATCGTCTCCATTAAGCATGGAGACCCGCAGTTTGAAGGACAAACGAAAACAAAACTCGGTAATACAGAAGTACGTCAAATTACTGATAACTTGTTTGCAGAAAACTTTGAATGTTTCTTATTAGAAAATCCACCAATTGCACGTATTATCGTGGAAAAAGGGATTATGGCATCGCGTGCCCGACTTGCAGCGAAGAAAGCGCGTGAAGTGACACGTCGTAAGTCAGGACTTGAAATTTCCAGTCTTCCAGGAAAACTTGCGGATTGCTCAAGCAAAGATCCATCCCTTAGTGAATTATATATCGTAGAGGGAGATTCAGCGGGTGGTTCAGCGAAATCAGGAAGAGACTCTAAGACGCAGGCTATTTTACCGTTACGTGGTAAAATTTTAAATGTTGAAAAAGCAAGACTTGATCGAATTCTTGGAAATAATGAAATCCGTTCTATGATTACAGCAATGGGTACAGGTATTGGTGGAGAATTTGATATTTCTAAAGCTAGATATCATAAGATTGTTATTATGACAGATGCTGATGTGGACGGTGCACACATTAGAACATTATTGCTTACATTCTTCTACCGATTTATGAGACCTCTACTGGAAGCAGGATATGTTTATATCGCACAACCTCCATTATTTAAAGTGGAACAAGGTAAGAAAAAATATTATGTATATAACGAACGTGAACTTGATAAATTGAGAAAAGAATTGCCGACGACACCGAAATGGCAACTTGCCAGATATAAAGGTTTAGGAGAAATGAATGCGGATCAGTTATGGGAGACGACTATGAATCCAGAACACCGTTCAATGTTACAAGTGACATTAAACGATGCGATTGAAGCGGATGAAGTTTTCGAGATGCTGATGGGAGATGTTGTAGAACATCGTCGTACGTTCATTGAAGAGAATGCAGAATACGCAAACGTTGATGTATAA